In Setaria viridis chromosome 5, Setaria_viridis_v4.0, whole genome shotgun sequence, the genomic stretch GCGATCGTTATACCTCGAAGCTGTTCTGAGGCAAGACATTGCATTCTTTGACGTGGAGATGACGACTGCGGAAGCAGCTTCTAGAATGTCCGCGGACACCGTTCTCATCCAAGACGCCCTTGGAGAGAAGGTAAGAAGTCATTATtcgtttgacaaaaaaaaactggCAGTATGATATATCTAATTTCCAGTAAATGGTCTTTTTTTTAACACAATGGTGTTTCATGTTTAGAACACAAGGAATGTGTTGTGTATGACGCTAAAAGCCTGACTTCTCATGTTAAGGTAGGGAAGTACATACAGCTTTTGACAACCTTCGTCGGTGGCTTTATCATTGGATTCGTAAGAGGTTGGATGCTGGCTCTTGTTGTGCTTGCGTGCATACCCCCAAGCATTCTTTCCTTTGCAACTGTCTCCCGACTGCGAGCTCAAATATCTGGAAAGAGACAAGAATCATATGGAGATGCAGGGAACGTTGTCGAGCAAACCATTGGAGCGATAAGAACAGTGGGTGATTCTAAATGATTTTGAAATATTAAATGAATCCTGGTAATAGGAACTTGCAGCTGTTTAATATCATTAACATCTCAAAAACAGGTCGTATCTTTCAATGGTGAGAAGAAAGCAGTTGCAATGTACAACAATCACATAAAAAAGGCATACAAGGCTACTCTCACGGAAGGGATTGTCACAGGTCTTGGAATAGGCTGCATATTTTTTGTTGTCTTCTGCAGTTACTCTCTAGCCTTCTGGTATGGCGCCAAGTTAATAATCGGCAAAGGATATACTGGAGGGCAGGTCATCAATGTCGTATTTGCGATTTTAACCGGTTCAATGTGAGTTTCCTAATTGTGAGCTACAGATGTCACGAATGATAGTAAACTAATAATTACTGTTTGAGTCTTTCTTTGAAATCGAATCAATAAATTAACACAACCAATACTTAGTTTTGATATTAAGGTTTGGTTATTTCGAACAGGGCTATAGGTAACGCATCACCATCTATTTCTGCAATTGCAGAAGGGAAGTCCGCAGCACAGAGGTTGCTCGAAATCATCAACAGAAAACCAAATATTGACACCACCGACACTTCTGGAATAgtattagaagatatcaagggAGATGTTGAACTCAAGGATGTGTTCTTTAGGTACCCTGCAAGGCCTGAGCAGTTGATACTTGATGGCTTGTGCCTACAAGTACCTAGTGGTACCACAATGGCTATAGTTGGGCAGAGTGGAAGTGGTAAGTCAACAGTAATTAGTCTGGTGGAGAGATTTTACGACCCACAGGCTGGTGAAGTGTTGGTAGATGGAGTTAACATCAAGAGTCTGCAACTCCACTGGTTAAGAGGAAAGATCAGTCTTGTCAGCCAAGAACCGTTGCTTTTTATGACCTCCATCAAGGATAACATAACCTACGGCAAAGCGGATGCTACACTTGAAGAGATCAAAAGAGCAGCTGAGCTTGCAAATGCAGCAAACTTCATTGAAAAGCTGCCTAATGTACTTATAAGAAACACTACTTAATTATGTATCTAACCCAAGTTTCTGGCAATTAATATCTTGTCTTGTCTTCCACAACATACAGGCGTATGAGACAATGGTTGGCCAACGTGGTGCTCAGCTTtctggggggcagaagcaaaGGATTGCCATTGCAAGAGCGATCCTTAAAAATCCAAAAATCCTTCTTTTGGATGAAGCTACAAGTGCTTTGGATGTAGAGTCTGAAAGGGTAGTCCAAGAAGCACTAAATAGGATCATGGTAGGGAGAACTACACTCATTGTTGCTCACCGCCTGAGCACCATAAGGAGCGCAGATTGCATAGCAGTGGTTCATCAAGGGAAAGTAGTTGAACGAGGTAAGCGACTCTCCCACACCAAGTACTTTGGGGTTTCTTCTTAGAAGCAATGAGCCAGTGTGAAGAACTGGAGGTAGTTCAATCCATTTTCTTGGAACCCGTTCACCAATTGGCATGTCATACAGGTGTCCATGACGAGTTGATTAAGGATCCTGATGGAGCTTATTCTCAACTCATTAGGCTACAACAGGCACACACTAAAGAAATGCATGGGGTTCCAAATACTGAAGGTTCAGGTTCAATATACAAAAGTAGAAGTTTATCTTTGGAACAATCAATAGCCAGAGATTCTCCCAGGAACAGAGGGCAGCATTCCTTCAAAAACTCGAATGGGTTATCCGGATCTGATGAACCGAACAGACAAGTTATTACAGACAGACAGGAACACGAAGAATCTGGTGATAGTAAGGTCCCTAAGAAAGCACCAATCAGACGACTATTTAAACTGAATAAGCCAGAAGCACCGGTTCTCCTATTAGCTGTTATAGCTGCCTTCGTGCATGGTCTTCTGTTCCCATCGTTCAGTATAATGATGTCTGGTGGTATAAGGACTTTCTACTATCCACCACACCAACTTCGGAAAGATTCTAGGTTTTGGGCATTGATGTGCCTTCTGTTCGCAGTCATTTCCTTGATTTCAATCCAACTGGAATATTTTCTATTTGGGATGGCTGGTGGGAAACTTATTCAGCGTGTTCGCTCTTTGACTTTCCAAAGCATAGTGCATCAAGAAGTTGCATGGTTTGATGACCCTTCAAACTCCAGGTTTGCTACTTAAACAGCAGACATCAAGTTTCTTAATTTATTTCTACAACTGCCTGGACATCAAGTTTACGGTTTCATTTTACAGTGGAGCACTTGGTGCCAGGCTCTATATTGATGCTTTGAACATCCGACGCCTCGTTGGAGATAACTTGGCCATACTAGTGCAGTGCATAGTAACAGTAATAGCGGGTTTTTCCATAGCATTTGCTTCTGACTGGAAACTCACACTGATCGTCATATGTGTGATTCCTGTAGTCGGCTCACAAAATTATATTCAAGTGAAATTCTTGAAAGGGTTCAGTGAAGATGCTAAGGTGAACATTTACAAGTTCCTTCTGTGAACATGATTGTCTTCATTTTTTAAAGCAAAGAATTCCTATTACTTTT encodes the following:
- the LOC117859248 gene encoding ABC transporter B family member 9, yielding MAGVARDEGEDGKTTTEESSRNNAGAAAMPSPSLGMFRYADRTDAALMVVGTVAAVANGMSEPLMTLVFSAVIECFGAGDDATVLHRVTKVVMYYIYLGIGTAVASFLQVSCWTVAGERQSTRLRSLYLEAVLRQDIAFFDVEMTTAEAASRMSADTVLIQDALGEKVGKYIQLLTTFVGGFIIGFVRGWMLALVVLACIPPSILSFATVSRLRAQISGKRQESYGDAGNVVEQTIGAIRTVVSFNGEKKAVAMYNNHIKKAYKATLTEGIVTGLGIGCIFFVVFCSYSLAFWYGAKLIIGKGYTGGQVINVVFAILTGSMAIGNASPSISAIAEGKSAAQRLLEIINRKPNIDTTDTSGIVLEDIKGDVELKDVFFRYPARPEQLILDGLCLQVPSGTTMAIVGQSGSGKSTVISLVERFYDPQAGEVLVDGVNIKSLQLHWLRGKISLVSQEPLLFMTSIKDNITYGKADATLEEIKRAAELANAANFIEKLPNAYETMVGQRGAQLSGGQKQRIAIARAILKNPKILLLDEATSALDVESERVVQEALNRIMVGRTTLIVAHRLSTIRSADCIAVVHQGKVVERGVHDELIKDPDGAYSQLIRLQQAHTKEMHGVPNTEGSGSIYKSRSLSLEQSIARDSPRNRGQHSFKNSNGLSGSDEPNRQVITDRQEHEESGDSKVPKKAPIRRLFKLNKPEAPVLLLAVIAAFVHGLLFPSFSIMMSGGIRTFYYPPHQLRKDSRFWALMCLLFAVISLISIQLEYFLFGMAGGKLIQRVRSLTFQSIVHQEVAWFDDPSNSSGALGARLYIDALNIRRLVGDNLAILVQCIVTVIAGFSIAFASDWKLTLIVICVIPVVGSQNYIQVKFLKGFSEDAKVVSEDASQVVTEAIGSIRTVASFCAEKRVITSYTKKCEASMKQGIRSGTVGGLGFSFSNLMMYLAYALCFYVGALFVHEGKSTFKDVFRVYFALIFTAFGVSQTSGMATDSTKAQESTVSILAIIDRKPKINSISDEGVMLEKVDGNLDFRHVNFKYPFRPDVQVLSDFTLGIPARKTVALVGESGSGKSTIIALLERFYDPDSGTISLDGAELNKLKLRWLRDQMGLVSQEPVLFNDTIHANIAYGKQGEVNEEEIIAAAKAANAHEFISSLPQGYSTTVGERGTQLSGGQKQRVAIARAILKDPRILLLDEATSALDAEAERIVQDALDQVMVSRTTIVVAHRLSTVKGADTIAVIKDGKVAEKGKHESLVGIKGGVYASLVELHSKSA